The following coding sequences are from one Eucalyptus grandis isolate ANBG69807.140 chromosome 11, ASM1654582v1, whole genome shotgun sequence window:
- the LOC104424982 gene encoding pentatricopeptide repeat-containing protein At5g44230 produces the protein MVAFCRSFSTARSSLRSVLPGQLSLHAADGDLRRPYGYSFPFFEDRQQLETRLVSLLDGCRGLPQLKQVHAHLYRKGLDQCCYVVTKLVRTLTELGVPVGSYPRAVFRQVERPNPFLYTALIRGYAAQGPFGESVGLYASMREEGVGPVSFTFTALLKACGAAIDLNLGRQVHAQTMLIGGFGSDLYVGNSLIGMYVSCGDLGSGRKVFDEMLHRDVISWTTLIVAYTKTGDMASAGDLFDGLPVKDMVAWTAMVTGFAQNGKPREALWFFERMQDARVETDEVTLASVISACAQLGASKYAKWVRDVATKSGLEPTENVVVGSAMVDMYSKCGNIEDAYMIFKGMKKRNVYTYSSMILGFAIHGLARAAMQLFGEMVETATKPNKVTFIGVLVACSHGGMVDQGKQIFSSMEERYGVVPDGDHYACMVDLLGRAGHLNEAFKLTETMPLKPHGGVWGALLGACRIHRNPDIAQIAASHLFELEPHAIGNYMVLCNIFASVGRWDDVSNVRKLVRGKGLKKNPGCSWFESEKGEIHEFFAGETKHPRSSEINKVLEDLLERLKGHGYQQILSSVAYDVSEDDKKRILMAHSEKLALAFGLLDSSENCPIRIMKNLRICEDCHSFMCAVSHIIGREIIVRDNVRFHHFNGGTCSCGNFW, from the coding sequence ATGGTAGCCTTCTGCCGAAGCTTCAGCACCGCCCGCTCGTCCCTCCGATCCGTTCTTCCCGGACAGCTCTCTCTGCACGCGGCGGACGGCGACCTCCGTCGGCCGTATGGGTACTCCTTCCCCTTCTTCGAAGACAGGCAGCAGCTCGAGACCCGCCTCGTCTCGCTCCTCGACGGCTGCCGCGGCCTCCCCCAGCTCAAGCAAGTCCATGCGCACCTCTACCGCAAGGGCCTCGACCAATGCTGCTACGTCGTCACCAAGCTCGTCCGCACCCTCACCGAGCTCGGCGTCCCCGTGGGGTCGTACCCGCGCGCCGTCTTCCGGCAGGTCGAGCGCCCCAATCCGTTTCTGTACACCGCACTCATTCGTGGGTACGCGGCTCAGGGGCCGTTTGGGGAGTCCGTCGGGTTGTACGCGAGCATGAGGGAGGAGGGCGTCGGCCCCGTGTCCTTCACGTTCACGGCGCTGCTCAAGGCGTGCGGCGCGGCTATTGACTTGAATTTGGGGCGCCAGGTGCATGCCCAGACGATGCTGATTGGTGGGTTCGGCTCTGATTTGTATGTGGGGAACTCGTTGATCGGTATGTACGTGAGCTGCGGCGATTTGGGTAGCGGGCGTAAGGTGTTTGACGAAATGCTGCACAGGGATGTTATTTCCTGGACGACGTTGATAGTGGCGTACACGAAGACGGGCGATATGGCGTCTGCTGGCGATTTGTTTGATGGGTTACCGGTGAAGGACATGGTGGCTTGGACTGCTATGGTTACTGGGTTCGCGCAGAACGGCAAGCCGAGGGAGGCGCTGTGGTTTTTCGAGCGAATGCAGGATGCTAGAGTTGAGACCGATGAGGTTACATTGGCCAGTGTTATCTCGGCTTGTGCTCAACTAGGTGCCTCTAAATATGCTAAATGGGTTCGGGATGTTGCCACAAAATCTGGACTTGAGCCGACTGAGAATGTTGTTGTGGGATCGGCTATGGTTGATATGTACTCAAAATGTGGCAATATAGAGGATGCATACATGATCTTTAAAGGCATGAAGAAACGGAATGTGTATACCTATAGTTCAATGATTCTAGGCTTTGCGATTCATGGCCTTGCTCGAGCAGCGATGCAACTGTTTGGTGAGATGGTAGAAACAGCGACAAAACCTAATAAAGTTACTTTTATAGGTGTACTCGTAGCTTGCAGCCATGGTGGAATGGTTGATCAGGGCAAACAAATATTTTCATCCATGGAAGAACGCTATGGTGTTGTTCCAGATGGTGATCACTATGCTTGCATGGTTGATCTTCTTGGTCGTGCTGGACATTTAAATGAAGCATTTAAACTTACAGAGACGATGCCTCTAAAACCCCATGGAGGGGTGTGGGGAGCACTTTTGGGGGCATGTCGTATCCATAGGAACCCTGACATTGCTCAAATTGCTGCAAGCCATCTTTTTGAGCTCGAACCTCATGCAATTGGAAACTATATGGTTCTATGTAACATATTTGCATCGGTTGGTAGGTGGGATGATGTTTCAAATGTGAGGAAGCTGGTGAGAGGGAAGGGATTAAAGAAGAATCCTGGATGTAGCTGGTTTGAGTCAGAGAAAGGGGAGATACACGAGTTCTTTGCAGGTGAAACAAAGCATCCGAGGTCAAGCGAGATAAATAAAGTGTTAGAGGATCTTCTGGAGAGATTAAAGGGACATGGTTATCAACAGATCCTGAGTTCAGTGGCTTATGATGTAAGCGAGGATGACAAGAAGCGAATATTGATGGCTCATAGTGAAAAGCTGGCTCTGGCATTTGGGCTGCTGGATTCTAGCGAAAATTGCCCTATCAGGATCATGAAGAACCTCAGGATATGTGAAGACTGTCACTCTTTCATGTGTGCCGTATCTCACATTATTGGGAGGGAGATTATTGTGAGAGATAACGTGAGATTCCACCATTTTAACGGTGGGACTTGTTCTTGCGGTAATTTCTGGTGA
- the LOC104424983 gene encoding uncharacterized protein HI_0077, whose product MMQYLKLAASCPPSLRWSPSSALRPKPLSSSTSSSSSPPSRIEYTPWPGLRPWRESSLNHDRFWGPNGPQPPPGPALASPDPGRSAVGSASSLAEMGALVLATGDPASKSELSHLAYCRWRGENLPVGVSRPPDRPARPARPELVSPKDIPPPKVSGLPLNAYMLHNLAHVELNAIDLAWDTVVRFSPFLETLGEGFFADFAHVADDESRHFAWCSQRLLELGFRYGDMPAHNFLWRECEKSSDNVAARLAVIPLVQEARGLDAGPRLVQKLVGFGDNMTSKIVGRIADEEMAHVAIGVDWFISICRKMNHAPCSTFKDILTEYGVELKGPFNYSARDEAGIPRDWYASSSTNKQDGKEQLSVVYDRLAHIISMESENSSSSRPA is encoded by the exons ATGATGCAGTACCTCAAGCTCGCGGCCTCATGCCCTCCTTCTCTCCGATGGTCTCCCTCATCGGCCCTCAGGCCCAAGCCTCTCTCCTCCtcgacctcctcctcctcctcgccgccgtcTCGCATCGAGTACACGCCGTGGCCGGGCCTCCGGCCATGGCGGGAGAGCTCGCTGAACCACGACCGGTTCTGGGGACCCAACGGACCGCAGCCTCCGCCGGGACCGGCCCTTGCGTCGCCCGACCCGGGACGGAGCGCAGTCGGGTCGGCTTCTTCCCTGGCCGAAATGGGTGCCCTCGTTCTTGCCACCGGCGACCCTGCTTCGAAGTCCGAGCTCTCCCATCTCGCGTACTGCAGGTGGCGCGGCGAGAATCTGCCCGTCGGGGTCTCTCGGCCCCCCGATAGACCGGCCAGGCCTGCGAGGCCGGAACTG GTTTCCCCAAAGGACATACCGCCCCCTAAAGTATCAGGGTTACCTCTTAATGCCTATATGCTGCATAATCTGGCTCATGTGGAGCTGAATGCAATTGATTTGGCATGGGATACTGTGGTTCGGTTCTCACCATTCTTGGAGACTCTTGGGGAAGGATTTTTTGCGGACTTTGCTCACGTCGCTGATGATGAGAGTCGCCATTTTGCTTGGTGCTCTCAGAGGCTGCTGGAGCTTGGATTCAG GTATGGAGATATGCCTGCTCAtaattttctttggagagagTGTGAGAAATCCTCTGATAATGTTGCTGCTCGTTTGGCAGTAATCCCACTGGTTCAG GAGGCCAGAGGGCTTGATGCTGGGCCACGTTTGGTGCAAAAATTGGTCGGCTTTGGTGACAACATGACATCTAAAATCGTGGGTAGGATTGCTGATGAGGAAATGGCTCATGTAGCCATTGGTGTCGATTGGTTTATCTCCATTTGTCGGAAAATGAACCATGCTCCTTGCTCCACTTTCAAAG ACATATTGACAGAGTATGGCGTAGAGTTGAAGGGCCCTTTCAATTATTCAGCTCGAGACGAAGCTGGTATTCCTCGTGACTG GTATGCATCATCATCGACAAATAAACAAGATGGGAAGGAGCAGCTTTCTGTG GTATATGATAGGCTGGCTCACATCATATCTATGGAGAGTGAGAACTCTAGTTCAAGCAGACCTGCCTGA